The genome window GTTAAGAGTAGCGCATTAAGTTGATTTGTATACTGGGTACGCTCCTACTTCTTCACTGAGTAGTGTCGGGTTGGCACTAAATAGCCGTCAGACTTTCCCTAACATTTGAGGGCTTGGGGCGTTAGGAAAGGGATTGTTTTCCTTATGCAAACCGACATACTGATTATTGGGGCCGGAGCTGCCGGGCTGCTGGCGGCCCGGAACCTAGCCCGGGCCGGACGTTCAGTCAGGCTGCTGGAGGGTCGTAACCGCCCCGGCGGCCGCGTGTACAGCTCCGACGCCGGTGGGTTTTCCCGGCCGGTGGAAAGCGGGGCCGAGTTCTTGCACGGCGACGTTCCCCTGACCCGACAGCTCCTCCAGGAAGCGGGTATTGCCTACCTCGACACCGCCGGCATCAACTATGAAGTAGCCCAGGGCCAGACCCAGCCCGCCGAAAGCTTCTTCGACGACTTGCCCCTGCTGCTGGAAAAGCTACACGCCCTTCCCCACGACATGGCGCTGGCCGAGTTTCTGGAGCAGTATTTTCCGGGCGAGGAGTACTACCTGATGCGCGAGCAGGTAACCCGGTTTGCAGAAGGCTACGACGCCGCCGATGCCCACCGTGCCAGTGCCTTCGCCCTGCGCGAGGAATGGAGCGGCAACGGGGCCGAAGACTCTCCGCGGCCGGAGGGCGGGTATAGCCGCTTGATAGCCTGGCTGGTACAGCAAGCCCAGGCGGCCGGGGTGCACCTGGAGTTGAGCTGCCCCGTAACTGCGTTGCACTGGCAGCCGAGCCAGGTTCGGGCTACTAGCGCGGAGGGGCGGCACTTTACCGCCGCGCGGGCGCTGCTCACCGTTCCGCTGGGCATCTGGCAGGCCGAGGCGGGCCAGCCGGGCTACCTCCGTCTGGAGCCTGAACTGCCGGCGCACCGGGCTGCGGCCCGCGCCCTGGGCTTTGGCCCCGTTATCAAGGTGCTGCTGGAGTTCACTACGCCACTTTGGGAGCACGCCTCGGCGCAAGTAAGCCGCCCGCTTCCTGACCTGGGTTTTCTTTTTTCCGACGCCTCCCTCCCTACTTGGTGGAGCCAGTTGCCCGACCCGAGTCCGGTGCTTACCGGCTGGCTGGCCGGTCCGGCGGCGCACCAGCGTCGCTTAACTTCTGACGATGATTTGCTGGCTGAAGCTCTGGCCTCGTTGGCTTACCTGCTGGGCACTACCCCCGCCTTCCTGCAAGAACATGTGCGGGCCCACCGCATTGTCAACTGGGCAGCCGATCCACTGGCGTTGGGGGCCTATGCTTACGCTACGCTAGGAGCTCCGGAAGCCCGCGCTACCCTAGCCACGCCACTTGCTGATACTCTGTTTATTGCGGGTGAAGGCGTGTACGATGGTCCGTACATCGGAACTGTGGAGGCAGCACTGGTTAGCGGGGCGAAAGCCGCCGAGCAGCTGTTACAGCGGCCGTAGCTTTCTGCTACCTCTTTGCTCACCACGCTCAGCAGTCCCTTATTCCAGGATTCCAGAAATTGCGCTGAAGGGCCATTTAGCTTGACTGATAGAGGACTGTTGCTACCGGTAGTGGTTGCGGTGGGCAGGTTCCTGGCGGGCTTTGCTGGGGGAAGCAAGGCGCTGTTTTTACAGTAGTTACCACTCCGCCTTTCTGCTACCCCGGCGGCTGGTGTGCAACCCACAAAAAGGCGGGAGAGCTACGGCCGCCAAACCTGCTCCCCCGCCTACGCTGCCTTTGGGGCAGCTAGCTTGTGGCTGCTTACAGCAGCCCGACACCCGCTCCGGCCAGCTCGGTGCGTACGGCCTCCGGCCAGATGCTTACCTGTACTTCTCCAATGTGGCCTTTCCGCAGCATAAACATGCACACCCGGCTCTGCCCAATGCCCCCGCCTATGCTCTGGGGCAGCTCATCTTTCAGCAGCCGCGCATGAAAGGCCAATTCCTGCCGGTCCTCACAGCCGCGCAGGGCCAGTTGCCGCACCAGCGCGTGCTTATCCACCCGAATCCCCATCGATGATACCTCGAAGGACGTTTGCAGGACGGGGTGCCAGAGCAGAATGTCGCCGTTGAGGCCGCGGTAGCCTTCTTCGGTTTCGGTGCTCCAATCGTCGTAGTCGGGGGCGCGGCCGTCGTGGGGCTCACCGTGGCTTAGCTCGTGGCCAATGCCCACCAGGAACACGGCGCCATATTGTTTTACAACCTCATGCTCCCGCTGCTTAGGCGTGAGGGTAGGGTATTGCCGAAGCAGGTCCTCGGCGTGCAGGAAGGTGATTTTGCCCGGTAGCACGGGCGTAATTTCCGGGTATTCGGCCGCTACGCGCGCTTCTGTGGTTTTCAGGGCTTCGTAAATGCGCTCCACGGTGGCCTTCAGGAAGGCCGGCGTGCGCTGCTCAGGGCTGATGTGCTTTTCCCAGTCCCACTGATCCACGTAAATAGAGTGAATGGGCGAGTAGTCCTCATCGGGGCGTAGGGCGCGCATGTCGGTGAGCAGGCCCCGGCCGGCCTCAATGCCCAACTCCTGCAGGCGCACCCGCTTCCACTTGGCCAAGGAATGCACCACTACCGCCCGGCGCTCGTCCAGGGCTTTGATGGGAAAACCTACGGGGCGCTCAATGCCGTTCAGGTCGTCGTTGATACCCGTACCGTCCAGCACAGCAATCGGCGACGATACCTTGCTGAGCTGCAGTTGGGCGCTGAGTTCTTTAGCGAAGGTTTCCTTTACAAAGGAAATTGCCTCTTCGGTTTTCAATAAATCCTGGGCGCTCATACCTATTTATTTTAGGAGTTTAAGAATGTTTTTTCATTTCGAAAAGGCACACGAATTTCCCTCTCCCAGCCGGAAGTTTTTTCGGGAATTCAGAAATTATCTGTGCGCAAAAAAACGGGTTGCTACCGGCTACCTTATATGTGAAGCCGACCCGCAGGCACAAAAAAAAGCCTTCCGGTTAGTGGAAGGCTTTAAAAGAAAATCAGCAACTGATTTTTCAGTTCTCCAAGGGAGCAATAGCCTTCCAGTCTCGAATAAGATTATTCGAGTTATTATTCTGGAGATTATTGCGGAAATGACGCATGTAAAAGGGTTGTTTTTTCGTCAGGTGTTGTACAAGTATAAAGGAGCGTAAGTATTTATCCTAATTAGAGCCAATAATTATTTTTTTATAGCATATATAATCAAATAAAATAGCGCAATACGCCAGCTACCAGACTGACTACTGCTTGAGCAGTGGCCTTACTCTGTGCCGTTCAAGGCATTGCGTACATCACGCACGGCTTGCACTACGGAAACCGGCACCGGAGCCTCGGGTTGCAATAGCTTGAGCAGGCGCAGGTACTTGGCCCGGCCTTCATTGCGCATCAGTGGGGGCACTTCGTACACAAACACCTTGAACGGCTCCACCTTCTGCACCCCAATCAGCAGAAACCGGTCGGCGTGCAGGGCGTCGGCGTAAAACGCGGCCTGGCGGTCGTAGTCATACTGGGTGCACTGCTCCACGAAGTGGTTATGGTCGCGGGCCATGGTAGTCTTAAAGTCCACGATGGTGTAGGGCTGACCCGGCTGGTCCACAACTAGGTCGGCGCGCAGCTTGCACAGGGTGTCAGTCAGGGGCTCGGTGAAAATGCAGCTGGGCTCCGGAATTCCTTGCTCGAGCAGGGCATTCACCTCGGGGTTAAGCTTCACCCCATCCACCATCCACCAGATCAGGGTGTCATTGATACCGGGCTGACCAGGCTGGTACAGGTCGGGCTCCAGAATGGCGGTGTGGAAGGCCGTACCTAAGCCAAGGGCCCCGCCCACCGAATCGTGGGGGCGCGGGGGGCGACCATTGAGGGCATCACGCAGGCGCGAAAGGTCGGAGTTGGCAATAGCCGGCAGGGCGCGGTAGTCGTCGTAGGGAATGCGCAGTAGGTCGGGGCGGGCGGCGGTAGTAGTGGAATCAGTCACGCAAGAAGAACAGCGAAGCCGGCAAAAAGGCTCCGAAAAATGACAAAGCAGGGTTTGAATGAGGGAGTATAGGCATTTTTCTTTACTTCCCTTACTGCCTCCCCTATTCCGCTACCCCTGCTCCCGCCTTACTTACTTGAGTGTGCCTGCCGCCCCATCCGAGCGAGGGAGCCAAAGGCGGGGCCAGAAACCCAAAACCTTCGCCGGAAAACCAGCGGCTACTGCTGGCCGGTGGGTTGCTGGTCAGCTCGCTCACCGGTTTCTTCGGGCATTTCGTATTCCCCTACCCGGCCGTACTGCCGCTCCCGCTGCAGGCCCTTGTCTTCGCCGTACGGGTGCCCGCCGAAGCCGTGGCGCATCATGGCAATGGCTTTGGCCCAGGTTGGTTCTTTGTCGCGGGAAGTGAACAGCTGCATCACCGACTGGGAGATGACGGGAATGGGCACTTCCATGTGCAGGGCGTCGGCCACCAGCCAGTTCACCTCGCCGGTGTCCTCAATGTAGCTGGGCACGTTGAAGCCAGCCTCTTCATCGTAGGTCTTTTTCATGAGTTCCACCAGCCAGGAGCGCACCACTGAGCCGTTGTTCCATAAGCCCAAAATAGCGCTGATGTCGAGCTTTTCGCGGAAGTGAGTAAGCAGGCCCATACCTTCCCCAATGGCCTGTAGCATGCCGAATTCGATGCCGTTGTGCACCAGCTTTACGTAGTGGCCCGTGCCGGCCACGCCCGTGTGCAGAAAGCCGCCCGGCACCGAGGTATCCACGAAAAACTCGCGCAGCTGCTCCACGGCTTCCGGCGCGCCGCCCACCATGTAGCAGGCTCCCGTGCGGGCTCCACCGGGGCCGCCGCTGGTGCCGCAGTCCAGGAAATGCAGGCCCTGCTCGCGCAGGCGCGCTGCCCGCCGGATGGAGTCGCCCCAGTAGGAATTGCCTCCGTCCACGATGATGTCGCCGGGTTCCAGGTGGGGTAGCAACTGCTGAATCAGGCCGTCGACGGCCGCGCCGGCCGGGATGTAGAGAAATACTTTGCGTGGGCGCTTCAGCTTGTTCACTAGCTCCTCGATGCTGCCAACTACCCGCAGGTTTTCGGTTTTCAGATCGGGCCGGGGATGAATATCGAGGCCCACGATGGGGTAGCCTTTTTCAGCGGCCTGGCGGGCCAGCCCCGCGCCCATTTTGCCGAGGCCAATGACCCCAATTTGCGTTTTGCTCATGCGTTGGGAGGTAATGAAAGGAAGAGAATAACCTAAGGCAGGTAAGAAGTAGGCAGCGCGGGTAGCGCACCAAAAACGAGAATGGCCCAATGGCCCTACTGGCTCAGCGGCGGTTTATTCGGGCGGGCGGGGCTGCAGGAGCTTGGCAATGAGGCCAGTCCAGCCGGTTTGGTGGCTGGCGCCCAGGCCCTGGCCGGTGTCGCCGTGGAAATATTCGTGAAAGAGCAGGTAGTCTTTGAAGTTGGGGTCGGTCTGAAATTGCTGGTCTGGCCCGAAGCAGGGACGGCGGCCGTTGGCATCGCGCAGGAACAGGCGGGTGAGCCGCTCCGTGAGGGCCTGCGAAATTTCCAGCAGGGTGCTAAACTGGCCGGAGCCCGTTGGGTACTCCACCTTGAAATCGGGGCCGTAGTAGTGGTAGAAGCGCTGCAAGGACTCCACCAGCAGGAAGTTCATGGGCATCCAGACCGGGCCGCGCCAGTTGCTGTTACCCCCGAATACGGAAGTGCTGGATTCGCCGGGCTCGTACTGTACCATTTCCTTCCGCCCGTCGGCGTGCTCAAACACGTAAGGACGCGCCAAGTGGTAGCGCGAAAGGGCGCGCACGCCATAGTCAGACAGGAATTCGGCCTCATCCAGAGCCAGGCGCAGGAGCAGCTTCATGCGGTGGCCGCGCAGCAGGGAAAGGAGGTGGCTTTGGCCGCGGCCCGGCTCCTGCCACCGCGACACCATGGCTGCCAGCTCGGGCCGGTGGTTAAGAAACCAGTTTAGGCGGTACACGAAGCGGGGCATCTGCTGCAGGGTATCCTCGTCGAGCACCTCCACGGCAAACAGCGGAATCAGCCCCACCATGGACCGGATACGCAGGGGTAGGCGGGCGTGCTCGGGCGTGTTGAGTACATCGTAGTAAAAGCCGTCGTCCTCGTCCCACATGTCAATCTTCTCATCGGCTAGGTTGGTCATGGCCTGGGCGATGTAGAGGAAGTGCTCGAAGAACTTGCTGGCCATGTCCTGATACACCGGGTTGGTTTTGGCCAGCTCCAGGGCCATGCGCATCATGTTCAATGCAAACATGGCCATCCAGGCCGTGCCATCAGCCTGCTCGATGTAGCCGCCGGTGGGCAGTGGAGCCGAGCGGTCGAACACGCCAATATTATCTAGTCCCAAAAAACCACCCTCGAACACGTTGCGGTTGTTGCGGTCCTTGCGGTTTACCCACCAAGTAAAGTTGAGCAGCAGGCGGTGAAATACGCTTTCCAAGAATGGCGTGTCGCCCTGGCCGCCCCGCAGTTTGCGGTCCATCTTATACACCCGCCACGTGGCCCAGGCGTGCACGGGCGGGTTCACGTCGGAGAAGTTCCACTCGTAGGCCGGCAGCTGGCCGTTGGGGTGCATGTACCAGTCCTTGGTGAGCAAGCGGAGCTGGCTTTTGGCAAACTCGGCATCGACCATAGCCAGCGGAATGCAGTGAAAGGCCAGGTCCCAGGCCGCGTACCACGGGTATTCCCACTTGTCCGGCATCGAGATGATGTCGGCGTTGTTTAGATGAGGCCAGGTGTGGTTGCGGTTATGGCGCCGGGCCTCGGGTGGCGGTGACGAGGCCGGGTCGCCTTTTAGCCACTGGGCCACATCGTAGTAATAGAATTGCTTGCTCCAGAGCATGCCAGCCAAAGCCTGGCGTTGCACGTTGCGCGCATCAGGGCTGCTGAGGTCGGTTTGCAGATGTTGGTAAAACTCGTCGGCCTCGGCTTGGCGCTGCCGCACAATGGCGGCAAAGTCCGCGAAAGGCTCGGCCAGCTCGGGAGCGGCCAGGCGCACGCGCACTACCTGGTGTTGGCCGGCCGGTATGGTTAGCGTGTAGTGGGCTGCCGCGCGGGTACCCTGCCGAGCCGGGTTTACGGCAGCGTGGTTGCCCTGGAGCAGGTAGTCGTTGATGCCATCCTTGCAGTAGGCACCGCCGTTGGGGGTGCCGTAGAGGCGCTGGCGGTTCGTTTCGTTGTCGCAGAACAGCAGTTCCGGGGCGGATTCCGGCCCCTGGGGTGCGTCGCAGTAGAGCTGTAGGGCCGGTAGTTTGGCGTGCTCCACCCGGATGTGGCCCTGCTTTGGAGCGCTG of Hymenobacter sublimis contains these proteins:
- the asnA gene encoding aspartate--ammonia ligase — encoded protein: MSAQDLLKTEEAISFVKETFAKELSAQLQLSKVSSPIAVLDGTGINDDLNGIERPVGFPIKALDERRAVVVHSLAKWKRVRLQELGIEAGRGLLTDMRALRPDEDYSPIHSIYVDQWDWEKHISPEQRTPAFLKATVERIYEALKTTEARVAAEYPEITPVLPGKITFLHAEDLLRQYPTLTPKQREHEVVKQYGAVFLVGIGHELSHGEPHDGRAPDYDDWSTETEEGYRGLNGDILLWHPVLQTSFEVSSMGIRVDKHALVRQLALRGCEDRQELAFHARLLKDELPQSIGGGIGQSRVCMFMLRKGHIGEVQVSIWPEAVRTELAGAGVGLL
- a CDS encoding MGH1-like glycoside hydrolase domain-containing protein → MTQEQQRQQQAQAGEAAWHRFGPYVSERQWGTVREDYSADSQPWTYTTHDAARSRAYRWGEEGIGGVSDDQQLLCLAPAFWNGQDPILKERLFGLSGPEGNHGEDVKELYYYLDNTPTHSYMRMLYKYPQHAYPYEWLVQENARRGRHKPEFELLDTSIFRENRYFDIFLEYAKAGPDDLLLQITVHNRASETAVLHVLPHLWFRNTWAWGYDDYRPQLSAPKQGHIRVEHAKLPALQLYCDAPQGPESAPELLFCDNETNRQRLYGTPNGGAYCKDGINDYLLQGNHAAVNPARQGTRAAAHYTLTIPAGQHQVVRVRLAAPELAEPFADFAAIVRQRQAEADEFYQHLQTDLSSPDARNVQRQALAGMLWSKQFYYYDVAQWLKGDPASSPPPEARRHNRNHTWPHLNNADIISMPDKWEYPWYAAWDLAFHCIPLAMVDAEFAKSQLRLLTKDWYMHPNGQLPAYEWNFSDVNPPVHAWATWRVYKMDRKLRGGQGDTPFLESVFHRLLLNFTWWVNRKDRNNRNVFEGGFLGLDNIGVFDRSAPLPTGGYIEQADGTAWMAMFALNMMRMALELAKTNPVYQDMASKFFEHFLYIAQAMTNLADEKIDMWDEDDGFYYDVLNTPEHARLPLRIRSMVGLIPLFAVEVLDEDTLQQMPRFVYRLNWFLNHRPELAAMVSRWQEPGRGQSHLLSLLRGHRMKLLLRLALDEAEFLSDYGVRALSRYHLARPYVFEHADGRKEMVQYEPGESSTSVFGGNSNWRGPVWMPMNFLLVESLQRFYHYYGPDFKVEYPTGSGQFSTLLEISQALTERLTRLFLRDANGRRPCFGPDQQFQTDPNFKDYLLFHEYFHGDTGQGLGASHQTGWTGLIAKLLQPRPPE
- a CDS encoding NADP(+)-dependent, decarboxylating phosphogluconate dehydrogenase; protein product: MSKTQIGVIGLGKMGAGLARQAAEKGYPIVGLDIHPRPDLKTENLRVVGSIEELVNKLKRPRKVFLYIPAGAAVDGLIQQLLPHLEPGDIIVDGGNSYWGDSIRRAARLREQGLHFLDCGTSGGPGGARTGACYMVGGAPEAVEQLREFFVDTSVPGGFLHTGVAGTGHYVKLVHNGIEFGMLQAIGEGMGLLTHFREKLDISAILGLWNNGSVVRSWLVELMKKTYDEEAGFNVPSYIEDTGEVNWLVADALHMEVPIPVISQSVMQLFTSRDKEPTWAKAIAMMRHGFGGHPYGEDKGLQRERQYGRVGEYEMPEETGERADQQPTGQQ
- a CDS encoding flavin monoamine oxidase family protein — protein: MQTDILIIGAGAAGLLAARNLARAGRSVRLLEGRNRPGGRVYSSDAGGFSRPVESGAEFLHGDVPLTRQLLQEAGIAYLDTAGINYEVAQGQTQPAESFFDDLPLLLEKLHALPHDMALAEFLEQYFPGEEYYLMREQVTRFAEGYDAADAHRASAFALREEWSGNGAEDSPRPEGGYSRLIAWLVQQAQAAGVHLELSCPVTALHWQPSQVRATSAEGRHFTAARALLTVPLGIWQAEAGQPGYLRLEPELPAHRAAARALGFGPVIKVLLEFTTPLWEHASAQVSRPLPDLGFLFSDASLPTWWSQLPDPSPVLTGWLAGPAAHQRRLTSDDDLLAEALASLAYLLGTTPAFLQEHVRAHRIVNWAADPLALGAYAYATLGAPEARATLATPLADTLFIAGEGVYDGPYIGTVEAALVSGAKAAEQLLQRP
- a CDS encoding PD-(D/E)XK nuclease-like domain-containing protein, with translation MTDSTTTAARPDLLRIPYDDYRALPAIANSDLSRLRDALNGRPPRPHDSVGGALGLGTAFHTAILEPDLYQPGQPGINDTLIWWMVDGVKLNPEVNALLEQGIPEPSCIFTEPLTDTLCKLRADLVVDQPGQPYTIVDFKTTMARDHNHFVEQCTQYDYDRQAAFYADALHADRFLLIGVQKVEPFKVFVYEVPPLMRNEGRAKYLRLLKLLQPEAPVPVSVVQAVRDVRNALNGTE